The genomic region ACTAAAAACCCTGAAACGCGGAACCGAACCATAAACCGAAAATTTTGAATACACACTAACCGGCAGCGGACGTTTGGCTATTGAAAAATCGCGCCCCACACCGAATGACACACCACTTACCAGACGACGATTTGATGTGCCGGAAAAGAGGCCCGGCCAGTTACTGTTTTCTGTGGAAGCACCAAAGGCCCGGCGCACCCCGAACATAGGTTCAATACTGGTAAACCAGCCACTCTGCCGTGTTTTCTGAAACTGATAACCAATGGTTAGCATGCTGTTTGCCTGATTTAAACGGCGGTAGAAAAGTGAATAATTTAATGTAAGATGTGTGTTCTTGAGCACCGTTTGCGGCAACTTCCCGCGTTTGGTTTGCGTAGCTGTTTTAGCGGTAAGCACATAGTCGCCGCCTATTTTAACACCATTCCAGCCACCGATGCCTATATCGGCAATGTGCAAAATAACATTGCCCGGTTGTGCTGTGGCAATTTCCTGAGCCTGAATGCGAGTAACAATAAGTGATGCTGTAATAAGCGCAAGCGTGAGGGGAAAAGAGGTTTTCATAGCTGTATAATTAACTTGTTTACTGCTATGACCGGAAAAACTAATTACACCCCTATGTATAGTTAGATTTTTTTCAGGTAATGGAATTTATGCGCCGGAAATAATTGAAACACACTATCAAAAGTGTAATCTTGTAAACGCTTATGCAGGCACATGCACATTTTCCGTTAAGGTTACAGCTGGTTTATGCATCGGGTATGACCGGGTGGAGTATTCTGGTTAATCTTATCGGTGTGCTGCTGCCTTATTTTTATTTACCTCCTGACAATGCAGGCTGGCAGCCGCTACTACCTCAGATAATGGTGCTGGGTGTATTCAGTTTGCTGGCGGTAATTACGTCGGCGGGGCGTTTGGGCGATGCGGTGTATGATCCGCTCATCGGGCAGTGGAGCGACCGCAGCACACACCGGCGCGGGCGGCGTATTCCGTTTATGATGTGGAGCATACTGCCTTCGGTGCTGACGTGTGTGCTGGTGTTTACACCGCCTTCCGATGCCGCTTCCAACGCCAATGCGTGGTGGCTGGGCATTTCGCTGGTGCTTTTTTTTGTATCGTCAACCACCTACATCATTCCCTGCAATGCGTTGCTGCCCGAACTGGCTCACACGCCCGAGGCACGGGTGCGGCTTTCGACGTTGCAGCAGGCGGGTTTTACGCTGGGCATTGTGATTTCGGCATTCAGCAACAACCTTGCGGCTTTGCTGTATGATGCATTTAGCCTGAGCAGCCGCCGCGAAGCCCTGCAGGCGGCCATTGCCGTGCTGAGTGTGCTGGCCGGAATTTTCCTGCTGCTGCCCGTGCTGTTTATTAACGAACGCAAATACTGCACCGCACAGCCTGCGCACCAGCCGTTGTTTAAGGCCATACGCTCGGCGCTGAGCAATGCTTCGTTCCGTATATATATTGTGGCCGATTTTGCCTACTACATGGCGCTGTACATAATTACAAGCGGACTGCTGTATTATGTAACCGTGCTTACCGGCCAGCCCGAGTCGTTTGGCGTGGTGCTCATGGCATCTATGGTGGGTGTATCGCTGCTGTTTTACCCGCTCATCAATTGGCTGGCGCGCAGGCTGGGTAAAAAGAAATTAGTGCTGGCGGCTTTTGCCGTGCTGGCAGCAGTGTGCGGCAGTGTGTACGGGCTGGGGCATTTTCCGGCAGCAGCCAAAGTACAGCTCTTTGCCTTTGCGGCTCTGGCGGCTTTTCCGCTTGCCGCGCTGGGCATTTTACCCCCCGCCATACTGGCCGATATTGCCCGCCGCGATGCCGAACTAAGCGGCGAAAACCGGGAAGGACTTTACTTTGCCGTAAAATACTTTGTGGTAAAACTCGGGCAAACGCTGGGCATTGCCGTGTTTGCCACGCTGGCCGTATTGGGTAAAGACCCCGGAAACGACCACGGACTAAGGCTTACCGGCGTGGCCGGCGCCATACTTTGCATTCTTGCCCTGCTGGCATTTTTACGCTTCCGCGAAAAATAACTCAGGCTGCGCTGTGCTGCGGACTTACAAGCGTATCATTAAGCACCGGACAATCGGTTTCCATACCGGCCACATCAGTATAATCTTCCACTTTTACTTCGTAGGGAAGAACCGCAAGCGCCAGCACGGCGAGGCATACAAGAACAAGCGTAAGGGCAGAAACAAACATAGTGACTGAGGTTTGCCTGCAAATTTCATTGCGCAAAATGAAGCCGGTATGAACGGGAGATTATGTTTGCTTTATCCCTACAAACCTTCTTCGCGAAATGCCCGTGTATGCTCAACAAGCGAAGGAAAGAAAATTTCAAAATCCTGTTTGTAAAAACTGTAATCGCGCTCCAGAAATTTTGCGGCTTCTTCCATGTGCGACACAAATGCCGTGCGTTTGGCCATACCGCTGAGGGCGCGGTGAATGCCCTGAATACCGGCATAGCCGAGCAGCCAGTTGTTTTGTTTCATGTAGGGAAACATAAACTGAATGCGTGGCGGAAACAGCAGCCAGTGCCGCTCAAGCAAACCGTAAATGCGGTGGGTGTAAGCTTCAAGCGGCTCGTCGGAGTAATCGCTCCAGTTGGTGGCAAGGATGTGGTCGTAAAACACATCGGTAATTACACCGGCATAGTGGTTGAAATGCGGACGCAGCCTGTTTTTGCTTTTCGAAACAGCCGGATGCGTATCGGTAAAATAGTCGATGGCGCGGTGCATGCGTATTCCCTGCTGCACAGGCTCGGGAAAGGCGGCCAGACTGCGGCCTTTTACGGCATCGCCGATGAGGTTGCCTACCAGTAAAGGTTCGCTGTTGGCTGAAAGATAAAAGTGTGCGAGGAAATTCACTTGTTAAAGGTAAGCAAGAGCTACACATGAATACATGGCGCAATTCAAAACTATCTCATATAAGTGTATTAATCAGGTTTGATTGCCTGCTTTCCTGTACCTTTGCATGTCTCTGAAAATCTACACATGCGCAAACTGCTTTCTTCACTGTGTATCGCGCTGATAACTCCGGCCGTGCTTATGGCACAGGCAGCCACTCCGGCAGCCGGCCAGCCCTGGAATCTTCAACAATGCATTGAATACGCACTGAGCCACAACATACAGGTGCAGCAAACGCGCCTCAATGCCGATCTGGCGCAGGCCAATTTGCAGCAAAGCAAGGCCAATGTGCTGCCCAACCTCAATGCCACGGCCGCGCACAGCTACCAGTTTGGCCGCACGGTTGACCGCTTTACCAACACGTTTGCCGATGGTACCGTGCTTTCGCAAAACTTTTTTGTGAGCAGCAACATTACACTCTTTGCCGGCGGACAGAACTACAACACCATACGCCAGAACCAGTATGCTGTGCAGGCGGGACAGGCGCAGGTGGCACAAACGCAAAACGACATAAGCCTGAACGTAGCTACGGCCTACCTCAATGTGCTTTTTGCCGAAGAGCAGTTTGCCGTGGCCGAAGACCAGGTGGCACTTACACTTACTCAGGTTGAACGACTACGCAAATTAGTGGATGCCGGAGCTAGCGCAAAAGGTCCGTTGCTTGATCTGCAGGCGCAACTTGCGCAGGAAGAACTCACCCGCGTAAATTCGGGCAATAATGTAACGATGGCCTACCTCAGCCTCACCCAGCTCATGAACCTTGACAGCACCGAAGGCTTTCGCATTCTGAAGCCCGACCTGCCGATGCCTTCGGAAAACATTGCAGCCAATTCGCCCGCTCAAATTTACCAGACTGCCATGGGCACCATGCCCATGATTAAGAAAGCACAACTTGACCTGCGCGGCGCCGAGCGCGGACTGAAAATTGCTTATGGCGCGCTGAGTCCGCGTTTAAGTGTGCAGGGCTCGCTCGGAACGGGTTATTCGGGGCTGGCCCGTGATATTTTGAGCACCTCCGTATCGGGCAGCAACGCCATCGGATTTACATCAACCGGCGATATTGTATATGTGCCGCAGCTGAGCTACGAAACGCGTGTAACACCGTTTATGGATCAGTACCGGAACAACGTAAACCGCGTAATCAGTTTCCAGCTTACGGTGCCCATTTTCAACAACCTGCAAACGCACACCGCCATTACACGCGCCCGCATACAGCAGGAAAATGCGCGACTCACACTCGAACAGCAGGAGCAGCAGCTGCGCCAGCAGGTTGACAAAGCCTACACCGATGCGCAGGCTGCGCTGCAACGTGTAAAAGCATCAGAAGCCGCGCTGGGTGCTGCCGAAGAAGCATTCACCTATGCGCAGAGCCGCTTTGAAGCCGGCGCCATCCAGGCCATTGATTACGGCACGGCAAAAAACCGTGTGACACGTGCAAAAGCCGATTTGCTGCAGGCCCGTTTCGATTATATTCTCAAACTTAAAGTCCTCGATTTTTACCAGGGCAAACCACTTACCTTCTGATTCAAATTACGTCTATGAAACGCTTTCTGATAATCAGCGGAATTTTAATCGTCGCCCTCATTGTAGTGGTGATGATTGTAAAAGGCGACGGCAGCAAGGCCATACGCGTGGCTACCGAAAAAGCGTCGCGACGCAGTATTACTGAACTGGTGTCGGCCAGCGGTAAGGTGCAGCCCGAGCAGGAAGTAAAAATTACTTCAGATGTGTCGGGGCAGATAGTAGAACTGCTGGTGAAAGAAGGCGACACGGTAAAGAAAGGTCAGTTGCTGCTGCGTATTAACCCGAACGTTTATGAATCGGCAGTGGAACGCATGCAGGCCACGGTAAACGGCGCACGCGCCAATCAGGCCACCAGCGAAGCCCGCCTTGCCCAGTCG from Bacteroidota bacterium harbors:
- a CDS encoding TolC family protein — its product is MRKLLSSLCIALITPAVLMAQAATPAAGQPWNLQQCIEYALSHNIQVQQTRLNADLAQANLQQSKANVLPNLNATAAHSYQFGRTVDRFTNTFADGTVLSQNFFVSSNITLFAGGQNYNTIRQNQYAVQAGQAQVAQTQNDISLNVATAYLNVLFAEEQFAVAEDQVALTLTQVERLRKLVDAGASAKGPLLDLQAQLAQEELTRVNSGNNVTMAYLSLTQLMNLDSTEGFRILKPDLPMPSENIAANSPAQIYQTAMGTMPMIKKAQLDLRGAERGLKIAYGALSPRLSVQGSLGTGYSGLARDILSTSVSGSNAIGFTSTGDIVYVPQLSYETRVTPFMDQYRNNVNRVISFQLTVPIFNNLQTHTAITRARIQQENARLTLEQQEQQLRQQVDKAYTDAQAALQRVKASEAALGAAEEAFTYAQSRFEAGAIQAIDYGTAKNRVTRAKADLLQARFDYILKLKVLDFYQGKPLTF
- a CDS encoding DUF479 domain-containing protein, whose translation is MNFLAHFYLSANSEPLLVGNLIGDAVKGRSLAAFPEPVQQGIRMHRAIDYFTDTHPAVSKSKNRLRPHFNHYAGVITDVFYDHILATNWSDYSDEPLEAYTHRIYGLLERHWLLFPPRIQFMFPYMKQNNWLLGYAGIQGIHRALSGMAKRTAFVSHMEEAAKFLERDYSFYKQDFEIFFPSLVEHTRAFREEGL
- a CDS encoding MFS transporter — translated: MQAHAHFPLRLQLVYASGMTGWSILVNLIGVLLPYFYLPPDNAGWQPLLPQIMVLGVFSLLAVITSAGRLGDAVYDPLIGQWSDRSTHRRGRRIPFMMWSILPSVLTCVLVFTPPSDAASNANAWWLGISLVLFFVSSTTYIIPCNALLPELAHTPEARVRLSTLQQAGFTLGIVISAFSNNLAALLYDAFSLSSRREALQAAIAVLSVLAGIFLLLPVLFINERKYCTAQPAHQPLFKAIRSALSNASFRIYIVADFAYYMALYIITSGLLYYVTVLTGQPESFGVVLMASMVGVSLLFYPLINWLARRLGKKKLVLAAFAVLAAVCGSVYGLGHFPAAAKVQLFAFAALAAFPLAALGILPPAILADIARRDAELSGENREGLYFAVKYFVVKLGQTLGIAVFATLAVLGKDPGNDHGLRLTGVAGAILCILALLAFLRFREK